In Vibrio celticus, one genomic interval encodes:
- the secE gene encoding preprotein translocase subunit SecE, with translation MKANAETPDSSGAADTMKWIVAFVLLAAAVVGNYLYGELSVVIRAAGVVVLIAAALGVAATTTKGKAAIDFAKESRMEIRKVVWPTRQETMQTTLIVLAVCIVMSLVLWGIDGIMVRLVSLATGV, from the coding sequence ATGAAAGCAAACGCTGAAACTCCTGATAGCTCAGGTGCAGCAGATACAATGAAGTGGATTGTCGCTTTTGTTCTGTTGGCTGCTGCTGTTGTGGGTAATTACCTGTATGGTGAATTGTCTGTTGTAATTCGCGCTGCAGGTGTAGTTGTGCTGATTGCTGCCGCACTAGGCGTTGCAGCAACAACAACTAAAGGTAAAGCTGCGATCGATTTTGCAAAGGAATCTCGTATGGAGATTCGTAAAGTTGTTTGGCCTACTCGCCAAGAAACTATGCAAACTACATTGATCGTTTTAGCTGTATGTATTGTTATGTCTCTAGTGCTTTGGGGAATTGACGGCATTATGGTCCGTCTAGTTTCTCTAGCAACTGGGGTGTAG
- the nusG gene encoding transcription termination/antitermination protein NusG — protein sequence MSEAPKKRWYVVQAFSGFEGRVAQSLREHIKMHNMEELFGDVLVPTEEVVEMRAGQRRKSERKFFPGYVLVQMIMNDESWHLVRSIPRVMGFIGGTSDRPAPITDKEADAILNRLEKASESPRPKTMFEAGEVVRVNDGPFADFNGTVEEVDYEKSRIKVSVSIFGRATPVELEFGQVEKLD from the coding sequence ATGAGTGAAGCTCCAAAAAAACGTTGGTATGTAGTTCAAGCCTTTTCTGGCTTTGAAGGTCGTGTTGCACAGTCGCTACGCGAGCATATTAAAATGCACAACATGGAAGAACTATTTGGCGATGTGCTAGTACCTACTGAAGAAGTAGTGGAAATGCGTGCAGGCCAACGCCGTAAAAGTGAACGTAAATTCTTCCCTGGCTACGTATTAGTTCAAATGATCATGAATGATGAATCATGGCACTTAGTACGCAGCATTCCGCGTGTTATGGGCTTCATTGGTGGTACCTCTGATCGTCCTGCACCAATCACTGATAAAGAAGCTGATGCTATCTTGAACCGTCTAGAGAAAGCGAGCGAGTCTCCACGTCCTAAGACAATGTTCGAAGCGGGTGAAGTGGTTCGTGTGAACGATGGTCCATTTGCTGACTTCAACGGTACTGTTGAAGAAGTAGATTACGAGAAAAGCCGCATTAAGGTATCTGTATCGATCTTTGGTCGTGCAACACCGGTTGAGCTTGAATTTGGTCAGGTTGAAAAACTGGACTAA
- the rplK gene encoding 50S ribosomal protein L11, with translation MAKKVEAYIKLQVAAGMANPSPPVGPALGQHGVNIMEFCKAFNAKTESVEKGLPTPVVITVYNDRSFTFVTKTPPAAVLLKKAAGVKSGSGRPNTEKVGTVTDAQVQEIAETKAADMTGADIEAMKRSIAGTARSMGLVVEG, from the coding sequence ATGGCTAAGAAAGTTGAAGCTTATATCAAACTGCAAGTTGCAGCTGGTATGGCAAACCCAAGTCCACCGGTTGGTCCTGCTCTAGGTCAACACGGCGTGAACATCATGGAATTCTGTAAAGCGTTCAACGCAAAAACAGAATCTGTTGAGAAAGGTCTACCTACTCCAGTAGTTATTACTGTTTACAACGACCGTTCTTTCACGTTCGTAACTAAGACTCCACCTGCTGCTGTTCTTCTTAAGAAAGCAGCTGGCGTTAAGTCTGGTTCAGGTCGTCCAAACACTGAGAAAGTTGGTACTGTTACTGACGCTCAAGTTCAGGAAATCGCAGAAACTAAAGCTGCTGATATGACTGGTGCTGACATCGAAGCAATGAAACGTTCTATTGCTGGTACTGCTCGTTCAATGGGCCTAGTGGTAGAGGGATAA
- the rplA gene encoding 50S ribosomal protein L1 has translation MAKLTKRMRVIRDKVDSTKEYEISEAVALLKELATAKFVESVDVAVNLGIDARKSDQNVRGATVLPHGTGRDIRVAVFTQGANAEAAKAAGADIVGMEDLAEQVKKGEMNFDVVVASPDAMRVVGQLGTILGPRGLMPNPKVGTVTPNVAEAVKNAKAGQVRYRNDKNGIIHTTIGKASFEASQLQENLEALLVALKKAKPSSAKGSYLKKVSISTTMGAGVAVDQASLDTQAN, from the coding sequence ATGGCTAAACTTACTAAGCGTATGCGCGTAATCCGCGACAAAGTTGACTCAACTAAAGAATACGAAATCAGCGAAGCTGTTGCTCTTCTTAAAGAACTAGCGACTGCTAAATTCGTTGAGTCTGTAGATGTTGCTGTTAACCTAGGCATCGATGCTCGTAAATCTGACCAAAACGTTCGTGGCGCAACAGTGCTACCTCACGGTACTGGCCGTGACATCCGCGTTGCTGTTTTCACTCAAGGTGCAAACGCAGAAGCTGCTAAAGCTGCTGGCGCAGATATCGTTGGTATGGAAGATCTTGCTGAGCAAGTGAAAAAAGGCGAAATGAACTTCGACGTAGTTGTTGCTTCTCCAGATGCAATGCGTGTTGTTGGTCAACTAGGTACAATCCTAGGTCCACGCGGCCTTATGCCAAACCCTAAAGTTGGTACTGTAACTCCTAACGTTGCTGAAGCGGTTAAGAACGCTAAAGCTGGTCAGGTTCGTTACCGTAACGACAAGAACGGCATCATCCACACTACTATCGGTAAAGCATCTTTTGAAGCTAGCCAGCTTCAAGAGAACCTAGAAGCTCTTCTAGTTGCTCTTAAGAAAGCTAAGCCTTCTTCAGCTAAGGGTTCTTACCTGAAGAAAGTAAGCATCTCTACTACGATGGGTGCTGGTGTTGCTGTTGATCAAGCTAGTCTTGACACTCAAGCAAACTAA
- the rplJ gene encoding 50S ribosomal protein L10 has translation MALNLQDKKAIVAEVNEAASGALSAVVADSRGVEVGAMTSLRKQAREAGVYMKVVRNTLARRAVQGTDYECLVDTFTGPTLIAFSNEHPGAAARLFKDFAKENKDFEIKAAAFEGAVTDAEVLATLPTYDEAIARLMMCMKEASAGKLVRTIAAVRDQKEEAAA, from the coding sequence ATGGCTTTAAATCTTCAAGACAAAAAAGCAATTGTTGCTGAAGTCAACGAAGCTGCCAGTGGTGCACTTTCTGCAGTTGTAGCTGATTCTCGTGGCGTTGAAGTTGGCGCAATGACTTCTCTACGTAAACAAGCTCGCGAAGCGGGTGTTTACATGAAAGTTGTTCGTAACACACTAGCACGCCGTGCGGTTCAGGGTACAGACTACGAGTGTCTAGTAGACACTTTCACTGGTCCAACTCTGATCGCATTCTCTAATGAGCACCCAGGTGCTGCAGCGCGTCTTTTCAAAGACTTCGCTAAAGAGAATAAAGATTTCGAGATCAAAGCTGCTGCATTTGAAGGCGCAGTTACTGATGCTGAAGTACTAGCGACACTACCAACTTACGACGAAGCTATCGCACGCCTAATGATGTGCATGAAAGAAGCTTCTGCTGGCAAGCTGGTTCGTACTATCGCTGCTGTTCGCGACCAAAAAGAAGAAGCTGCGGCATAA
- the rplL gene encoding 50S ribosomal protein L7/L12, with the protein MSITNEQILDAVAEMSVMQVVELIEAMEEKFGVTAAAAVVAGGAAGGDAAAEQTEFDVILTAAGANKVQVIKAVRGATGLGLKEAKGLVDSAPAALKEGVDKAEAEALKAQLEEAGASVEIK; encoded by the coding sequence ATGTCTATTACTAACGAGCAAATCCTAGACGCAGTTGCAGAAATGTCTGTAATGCAAGTTGTTGAGCTTATCGAAGCTATGGAAGAGAAATTCGGCGTTACTGCAGCTGCTGCTGTTGTAGCTGGCGGCGCAGCTGGCGGCGACGCTGCTGCTGAGCAAACTGAATTCGACGTTATCCTAACTGCTGCTGGCGCTAACAAAGTACAAGTTATCAAAGCTGTACGTGGCGCAACTGGCCTAGGTCTTAAAGAAGCTAAAGGTCTTGTAGACTCAGCTCCTGCAGCGCTTAAAGAAGGCGTTGACAAAGCTGAAGCTGAAGCTCTTAAAGCACAGCTAGAAGAAGCTGGCGCTTCTGTTGAAATCAAGTAA
- the rpoB gene encoding DNA-directed RNA polymerase subunit beta: protein MVYSYTEKKRIRKDFGTRPQVLDIPYLLSIQLDSFDKFIEQDPEGQYGLEAAFRSVFPIQSYNGNSELQYVSYRLGEPVFDVKECQIRGVTYSKPLRVKLRLVIFDRDAPAGTVKDIKEQEVYMGEIPLMTDNGTFVINGTERVIVSQLHRSPGVFFDSDKGKTHSSGKVLYNARVIPYRGSWLDFEFDPKDNLFVRIDRRRKLPASIILRALGKSTEEILDLFFDKVNFEVKDQTLLMELVPDRLRGETASFDIEANGKTYVETGRRVTARHIRQLEKDGVEHIEVPVEYIVGKVASKDYINEATGEIIVGANQEISLEALANLSQAGHKALQTLFTNDLDHGPFMSDTLRADSTVDRISALVEIYRMMRPGEPPTKEAAESLFESLFFSEERYDLSTVGRMKFNSSIEREEEEERGTLDESDIIEVMKKLIGIRNGIGEVDDIDHLGNRRIRSVGEMAENQFRVGLVRVERAVKERLSLGDLDAIMPQDLINAKPISAAVKEFFGSSQLSQFMDQNNPLSEVTHKRRISALGPGGLTRERAGFEVRDVHVTHYGRLCPIETPEGPNIGLINSLSAFARCNDYGFLETPYRRVVDGVVTEEVDYLSAIQEGQFVIAQANTILTEEGTFADELITARQKGESGLHPRDHVDYMDVATNQVVSIAASLIPFLEHDDANRALMGANMQRQAVPTLKADKPLVGTGIERNIAVDSGVTAVAKRGGQVQSVDASRIVVKVNEDELVPGEAGIDIYNLTKYTRSNQNTCINQRPTVLPGEPVARGDVLADGPSTDLGELALGQNMRIAFMPWNGYNFEDSILVSERVVQEDRFTTIHIQELSCVARDTKLGSEEITADIPNVGESALSKLDESGIVYIGAEVKGGDILVGKVTPKGETQLTPEEKLLRAIFGEKASDVKDTSLRVPNSVSGTIIDVQVFTRDGVEKDKRALEIEQMQLKEAKKDLTEEFQILEGGLLNRVKAVLLSGGYSEAKLDTIGRKQWLEQVLEDDALQTQLEQLAEQWDELKADFDKKFETKRRKITQGDDLAPGVLKIVKVYLAVKRRIQPGDKMAGRHGNKGVISKINPVEDMPYDEKGQPVDIVLNPLGVPSRMNIGQILEVHLGLAAKGIGDKINQMVKEQQELHKFREFLQKVYDLGDTRQKVDIAELSDDQVRTLIKNLRGGLPIATPVFDGASESLIKELLKLGDLPESGQLKLFDGRTGDSFERPVTVGYMYMLKLNHLVDDKMHARSTGSYSLVTQQPLGGKAQFGGQRFGEMEVWALEAYGAAYTLQEMLTVKSDDVNGRTKMYKNIVDGNHSMEPGMPESFNVLLKEIRSLGINIELEDEE, encoded by the coding sequence ATGGTTTACTCTTATACCGAGAAAAAGCGCATCCGTAAGGATTTTGGTACTCGTCCACAAGTTTTGGACATTCCATACCTGTTATCGATCCAGCTTGATTCTTTCGACAAATTCATCGAACAGGATCCAGAAGGTCAATACGGTCTTGAAGCTGCTTTCCGTTCTGTATTTCCAATTCAGAGCTACAACGGCAATTCTGAGCTGCAATACGTTAGCTACCGTCTTGGTGAGCCAGTTTTTGACGTTAAAGAATGTCAAATCCGCGGTGTTACTTACTCAAAGCCACTACGCGTAAAACTACGTCTAGTTATCTTTGATCGAGATGCACCAGCAGGTACTGTAAAAGACATTAAAGAACAAGAAGTCTACATGGGCGAAATTCCGCTTATGACAGACAATGGTACTTTCGTAATTAATGGTACCGAGAGGGTTATCGTATCCCAGCTGCACCGAAGCCCAGGCGTGTTCTTCGACAGTGATAAGGGTAAGACCCACTCATCAGGTAAAGTTCTTTATAACGCACGTGTAATTCCTTACCGTGGCTCATGGTTAGACTTTGAGTTCGATCCTAAGGATAACTTATTCGTACGTATCGACCGTCGTCGTAAGCTACCAGCATCGATTATTCTTCGTGCGCTTGGTAAATCGACTGAAGAGATCCTAGATCTATTCTTCGACAAAGTGAACTTCGAAGTTAAAGACCAAACTCTTCTTATGGAGTTGGTTCCTGATCGTCTACGTGGTGAAACTGCGTCATTCGACATCGAAGCAAACGGCAAAACTTACGTTGAGACTGGTCGTCGTGTTACTGCTCGTCATATCCGTCAACTTGAAAAAGATGGCGTTGAGCACATCGAAGTACCAGTAGAGTACATCGTTGGTAAAGTTGCATCTAAAGATTACATCAATGAAGCAACTGGCGAGATCATCGTTGGCGCGAACCAAGAGATTAGCCTAGAAGCACTTGCTAACCTGTCTCAAGCAGGTCACAAGGCTCTACAAACTCTGTTCACGAATGACCTAGATCACGGTCCATTCATGTCAGACACTCTACGTGCAGATAGCACAGTAGATCGCATCTCTGCATTGGTAGAAATCTACCGCATGATGCGTCCTGGCGAGCCACCAACGAAAGAAGCTGCAGAGTCTCTATTCGAAAGCCTATTCTTCTCTGAAGAACGTTACGACCTATCAACTGTAGGCCGTATGAAGTTCAACAGCTCTATCGAGCGTGAAGAAGAAGAAGAGCGCGGTACTCTGGATGAATCAGACATCATCGAAGTGATGAAGAAACTGATTGGTATCCGTAACGGTATTGGTGAAGTGGACGATATCGACCACCTTGGCAACCGTCGTATCCGTTCTGTAGGTGAAATGGCAGAAAACCAATTCCGTGTTGGTCTAGTTCGTGTAGAACGTGCCGTTAAAGAGCGCCTAAGCCTTGGTGACCTTGATGCAATCATGCCTCAAGATCTTATCAACGCTAAGCCGATCTCTGCTGCAGTTAAAGAATTCTTTGGCTCTTCACAGCTTTCACAGTTCATGGACCAAAACAACCCATTGTCAGAAGTTACGCACAAACGTCGTATCTCTGCTTTAGGTCCTGGTGGTCTTACTCGTGAGCGCGCAGGCTTCGAAGTACGTGACGTTCACGTAACTCACTACGGTCGTCTATGTCCGATCGAAACGCCTGAAGGTCCAAACATCGGTCTAATTAACTCACTATCTGCGTTTGCACGTTGTAACGATTACGGTTTCCTAGAAACTCCGTACCGTCGTGTAGTAGATGGTGTAGTAACAGAAGAAGTTGATTACCTGTCTGCAATCCAGGAAGGTCAATTCGTAATCGCGCAAGCAAACACCATTCTTACTGAAGAAGGTACGTTTGCAGATGAGCTAATCACAGCTCGTCAAAAAGGTGAATCTGGTCTTCACCCACGCGATCACGTTGACTACATGGACGTTGCGACAAACCAAGTAGTATCTATCGCTGCTTCGCTTATCCCGTTCCTAGAACACGATGATGCGAACCGTGCATTGATGGGTGCCAACATGCAACGTCAAGCTGTACCAACACTTAAGGCTGATAAGCCTCTAGTAGGTACAGGTATCGAACGTAACATCGCAGTTGACTCTGGTGTTACAGCGGTTGCTAAACGTGGTGGTCAAGTTCAGTCTGTAGACGCTTCTCGTATCGTAGTTAAGGTTAACGAAGATGAATTGGTACCTGGCGAAGCTGGTATCGATATCTACAACCTAACTAAGTACACGCGTTCGAACCAAAACACATGTATTAACCAACGTCCAACTGTACTTCCTGGTGAACCAGTTGCACGCGGTGATGTTCTTGCTGATGGTCCTTCAACAGACCTTGGTGAACTAGCTCTTGGCCAAAACATGCGTATCGCATTCATGCCTTGGAACGGTTACAACTTCGAAGACTCGATCTTAGTATCTGAGCGCGTAGTTCAAGAAGACCGTTTCACGACAATCCACATTCAAGAACTATCTTGTGTGGCTCGTGATACTAAGCTGGGTTCTGAAGAGATCACAGCTGATATTCCAAACGTAGGTGAGTCTGCTCTGTCTAAACTAGACGAGTCAGGTATCGTTTACATTGGTGCTGAAGTTAAGGGTGGCGACATCCTAGTTGGTAAAGTAACCCCTAAAGGTGAAACTCAACTGACTCCTGAAGAGAAGCTACTACGTGCTATCTTCGGTGAGAAAGCATCTGATGTTAAAGATACTTCTCTACGTGTACCAAACTCTGTTTCGGGTACTATCATCGATGTACAAGTCTTCACTCGCGATGGCGTAGAGAAAGACAAGCGTGCACTTGAAATCGAACAGATGCAGCTTAAAGAAGCTAAGAAAGACCTAACTGAAGAGTTCCAAATTCTTGAGGGTGGCCTTCTTAACCGTGTTAAAGCTGTACTTCTGTCTGGTGGTTACTCTGAAGCTAAGCTTGATACTATCGGTCGTAAGCAATGGCTAGAGCAAGTTCTAGAAGACGATGCGCTACAAACACAGCTTGAGCAACTTGCTGAGCAGTGGGATGAGCTAAAAGCAGACTTCGATAAGAAGTTTGAAACTAAGCGTCGTAAAATCACTCAAGGTGATGATCTAGCGCCTGGCGTTCTTAAGATTGTTAAAGTTTACCTAGCGGTTAAACGTCGTATCCAGCCTGGTGATAAGATGGCCGGTCGTCACGGTAACAAAGGTGTAATCTCTAAGATTAACCCTGTTGAAGACATGCCATACGATGAGAAAGGTCAGCCTGTAGACATCGTACTTAACCCGCTGGGTGTACCATCGCGTATGAACATCGGTCAGATCCTAGAAGTTCACTTAGGTTTGGCTGCGAAAGGTATCGGTGACAAGATCAACCAAATGGTTAAGGAACAACAAGAACTGCATAAGTTCCGTGAGTTCCTACAGAAGGTTTACGATCTTGGTGATACTCGTCAGAAAGTTGATATTGCTGAACTGTCTGATGATCAAGTTCGTACACTGATCAAGAACCTACGTGGCGGTCTACCGATTGCTACTCCTGTGTTCGACGGTGCTTCTGAGTCTCTAATCAAAGAACTACTTAAACTGGGTGATCTGCCAGAATCTGGTCAGCTTAAACTGTTTGATGGTCGTACTGGTGATTCGTTTGAGCGTCCTGTAACTGTTGGTTACATGTACATGCTGAAACTGAACCACTTGGTTGATGACAAGATGCATGCTCGTTCAACTGGTTCTTACAGCCTAGTAACTCAGCAACCACTTGGTGGTAAAGCTCAGTTCGGTGGTCAGCGTTTCGGTGAGATGGAAGTATGGGCACTAGAAGCATACGGTGCTGCATATACTCTACAAGAAATGCTAACAGTTAAGTCAGATGACGTTAACGGCCGTACTAAGATGTATAAGAACATCGTAGACGGTAACCATAGCATGGAACCTGGTATGCCTGAGTCGTTCAACGTACTGTTGAAAGAGATTCGCTCGCTAGGTATCAACATCGAGCTAGAAGACGAAGAGTAA